Sequence from the Syntrophaceae bacterium genome:
TCCTGCATGGATCGACTCGTTCAGGCGTTCCTGCTCGTCGAGCAGGCGAGCCAGAACTTCCGAAGTCCTTACCCAGCGGCTCTCGGGGTAAGTCAGCGTCAGCTCCGCAAACATGTTTCTCGCCCGGACCGGCGCTTCCGGTCCGCCTGCCTCGAGGGCCATGAGTCCCGCCTCAAAAAGCTCCGTGTCGGAAGAAGGCGGCTTGGGAACGGGCGTTTCGGTCACCACCGACGCTGACGGGGCGCAAGCGGCGATTCCCAGCAGCAGGAGAAGAACGGCTATCGTCCGCATGCACGGTCTCATGAGATCGCCTTTCCCAATGTCTCCTGTTTCACGTAGTTGCTTCCCGGCAGTGTCTTGGCGTACTCCTTGAGCTCCGCCGCCTTTTTCGCCATCGACAGCGCACTCGGGAAACGGCTTCCGTCGTCCGTAACGATGGCCACGCTCACGGTGATCAGGGGGAATTTCTGAGCCTGTCCCTTTCGGTCTTTCCCTTCGATGGAGCCGCGCTCCCGGTCCTCGGCGCTGTAGAAGGACTGGATGTGCCCCTCAAATTCCTCCACGAGCTGGCGACTCATCGCCTCGGCGACCACCGGCTCGGCAATGAGTACAAAGTCGTCCCCGCCGATATGGGCGACGAAGACTTCCTCCTCGCCCGCCGCATCCAGATGCTGTGTCAGGATCTTGGCCACCTCCTTGATGACCTCGCTGCCCCACGCGTATCCATACTTGTCGGCGAAGGGCTTGAAGTTGTCAAGGTCCACGTGGCAGAGGGAGAACATTTTTCCTTCCCCCCTTCGCTGTTCCAGTTCCCGTTCGATGGCCAGATTCCCTGGGAGCCCCGTCAGGGGCGAAGCGTCAAGATTCAGGGCCTCCAGTTCCTTCAGTCGCTCCGTCATGACTCCAAAGGCCTGGGCCAGGGAGCCGATCTCATCGTCCCGCTCCATCTGAATGGCCGGGTCGAAGTTCCCCTCGGCGATCACCCCCGTGGCCTTCTCAAGTTTCCTCAGCGGAATCGATATGTTGTAGGTAATAAACAGGGCGACGATCATCCCGCCCAAGAGGCTGACGAGGCTGAGCAGGATCGTGATTCGCGAGGCCCGGAGGCCCTGTTCATTGATCAGGTTCATTCGGGAGTCGACGTCCCGTTCCCCCCGCTTCTGACAGTCCCGCAGAGAAGAGGCCATCTGGTCCAGAAGCGGCTTGCCCTCCTGCTCCGACAGGACCCGGGCTTCGTCGACCTTGTTTTCCTGAACGAGGGCAATCTCTTTCTGGAAAATCTCCCCGTACTGCCGGTGGAGAAGGCCGATCAGGGATACCCGCTTCGTGATGGTCGTCGAGCGGTTCTTCCCCATGGATTCCAGGCCCGTCTTGAATTCCCGGCTCAGGCTCCAGAAGATCTCCGTCAGTTGGGGATCCTTGAGGATCAGGAACTTCTTTTCCGCGCTCTCCTGGGCCAGGAGTGTCTCCGAGAGGCCCTTGGCGGTCTCCACCACCGGAACGTCCTCATTGATGATCAGGTAGGCCAGATCGCTCAGCCGCCCGAGGCTGAGCACGGCGTAGAGACTGGCCAGGACCGTCAGAAAGGCCATGGCGAAGTAGCCAAGAAGCAGTTTTCGGCGGATGGTCAGTTTCATGAACGCGTCCGGAAGCCTTTGAAAATAGGCCAATCCGTATCATATCCCCGCAGCGTAGGCAATCGTGAAATTGCTCTTTTCCTGCCTGCCGGCCTCTGCTACAAGAGCCGCGGAGGCAGCAAAATGAACGCGGCAATCCGGGAGGGGTTCAGAAACGGCCTCGGCAAGGGATGGGACGGCTTCGTCTGGATGATCCAGATCATTGTACCCGTCTCCCTGCTGACGTCGCTTTTGGCCTGGAGCGGCTGGCTCCGGGAGATCGATTTCATCGTCCGGCCCCTCATGAACGCCATCAGCCTCCCGGCCATGGCGGCCCTGCCGCTGGTGATCGGCATGTTCGCGGGAATCTACGGCGCCATCGCGGCCATGGCCGTCCTGCCGATGAACCAGGCGGAAATGACCCTCGTGGCGATTTTTGCCCTGATGGCCCACAACCTCATCCAGGAAGGGATCATTCAGGCCCGGTCGGGAATCCACCCGTTCAAGGCAACCCTCTTCCGCCTGGTCTCCGCCTGCCTGACCGTAATGGCCGTCGCGGCGCTGATGGGATACGCTCCGTCCGGGGAGGCGGCCGCTCTCGCCGGCCCTGCTTCCGTGCGAGGTCCCCTGGGCCAGGCCCTGCTGGAGTGGCTGGTCTCAACGGTGAAGCTGACGGCGATCATCTTCGTTGTCATCATGGCCCTTCTCTCCGTCCTGGAAATCATGAAAAGCCTGGGTTGGATTCACCCCATCGTCCGGGCCTGCGTGCCGATCCTCCGACTCATGGGCCTCGATGAAAAGGTGGGGATCCTGTGGATGACGGCCATTGTCTTCGGCCTCTCCTACGGGGGAGCCGTCATCGTCGAGGAGGCCCGGCAGGGCCACCTGACCCGGGAAGACCTGGAGACCCTGCATCTTTCCATCGGCATGAATCACTCGATGGTGGAGGATCCGTCCTATTTCATCGCCCTCGGCCTCAATCCCGTCTGGCTTTACCTGCCGCGGCTCGTGGCTGCGATCCTCACGGTCTGGCTCATCCGCCTGTGGTACCGGCTGTCGGGGCGGATCCCCCATTCCTCCTGAAGGCCAAAAACGTCCGAATCCCGGGGAAATGGCGGGCACTTGCGGGTTGCCCCAGCCGGCGTCTTCTGCTATTTTAATATCCCATATGCCGGAAGCGCCCGTCTTCTGACGAAGTCCGCAAGGCCCGGCACGGAAACCACCCCAGGGAGGCATGATGCATGATCTACAATGAAGAGTTCGAAACGCTGCCGAGGGAGGCTCTGGAAGCGCTGCAGCTCAAGCGGCTCCGGCAGGTCGTCCAGCGGGTCTATCATACAGTCGGGTTTTACCGGAAGGCCTTCGACGAGGCCGGGGTGAAGCCCGAGGACGTGAAGAGCCTCTCGGACCTCCAGCGACTTCCATTCACGACCAAACAGGATCTGCGAGATAATTATCCCTTCGGCCTCTTCGCTGTCCCCATGAGCAGCGTCGTCCGTCTCCACGCCTCTTCCGGAACGACCGGCCGGGCCACCGTGGTGGGCTACACGAAGCGGGACATCGAGCACTGGTCGGAGCTGATGGCCCGCTGCTTCGTCGCCGCCGGGCTCACGAAAAACGACATCATCCACAACGCATACGGTTACGGCCTCTTCACGGGCGGCCTCGGCGCCCACTACGGAGCGGAGCGGCTGGGAGCCAGCGTCATCCCCATCTCGGGGGGCAACACGAAGCGGCAGATCATGATCCTCCAGGACTTCGGCCCCACCGCCATCTGCTGCACCCCTTCCTACGCGCTGAACCTGGCGGAACAGGGAAAGGCCATGGGCATCGACATGCGGTCCCTGAGGCTCAGGGTCGGCGTCTTCGGGGCGGAGCCCTGGAGCGACGAGATGCGCAACCAGATCGAGGACGCCCTGGACATCCAGGCCATGAACATCTACGGGTTGTCGGAGGTCATGGGCCCCGGCGTCTCCATGGAGTGCACCGAGGGCCGCCAGGGAATGCACATCTTCGAGGACCATTTCCTCGCCGAGATCATCAACCCCTTAACGGGTGAGGTCCTGCCGCCCGGGGAAGAGGGCGAACTGGTCTTCACCACCCTCACGAAGGAGGCCTTCCCCCTCGTCCGGTACCGGACCCGGGACGTTACGCGCCTCGTCCAGGACCCCTGCCGCTGCGGCCGCAGCCACGTGCGGATGGACCGGGTCATGGGACGGAGCGACGACATGCTCATCATCCGCGGCGTCAACGTCTTCCCCTCCCAGATCGAGGCCGTCCTCGTCGGCATCGACGGGCTGGAGCCGCATTACCAGCTCCTGGTGGATCGGGAAGGCACCCTGGACACACTGGAAGTTCAGGTCGAGGTCAGGGAAGAGGCGTTCGCCAACGCCGATGAAGTAAAGGTTCTCCAACGGACCGAGCGGCGGATCGTGAAGGACCTGAAGGATTATCTCGGCATCTCCGCCAAGGTCAAACTGGTGGAACCGAAGTCCCTCCAGCGCTTCGAGGGCAAGGCCAGCCGGGTCATCGACAAACGGAAAATCTGACGGGAGGTGTCTTCATGAAGGTGGAACAGATCTCCGTATTTCTGGAAAACAAGCCGGGGGTGCTCGAAGAGGTGATGAAGGCGCTCAAGGAAGCCAACATCAACATTCGCACCCTGTCCCTGGCCGACACATCGGATTTCGGCATTCTCCGGCTCATCGTCAACGACGTCACGGCCACCAGCACGATCCTCAAGGCCAAGGGATTCCGGGTCAGCCGCACCACGGTGGTGGCCGTGGAGGTGCCGGACCGGCCGGGAGGGCTGCATTCCATCCTGGAAGCCCTTGGAGGCGAGGCCATCAATATCGAGTACCTCTACGCCTTCGTGGAGAAAAGCGGCGAAAACGCCGTCATCATCTTCCGGTACGACAACCCCGACCGGGCCATCGAAGTCCTTCAGAAGAAGGGATTCTCCGTCCTCTCGGGAGAAAAGCTTTACTCCATGTGAACCCGCCACGGCAGGGATTTGTCGTCCTTGCCGGCCGACAGGGATGAAACGGCCACGCCGTACAGGGACATCGCCCCTGCACGGCCCGCAGAACATGCCCGCGAAAGGAGGTCCCATGAAAGCCAAGCCCCGCTCCCTCGAACAACTGGTGAAAGAGCAACTTGACAAATGGAACGGCCTGCCGGTTCAGACCAGGAAAACGAAGGAAAGACCCGCTCCCGTCATCACCGTCTCCCGGGAACCCGGATGCGGGGGCACAGCCATCGCCCGCAAGCTGGCATCAGCGCTCGGCATGGACCTGGTCAGCGGCCAGATCATCCAGAAGGTGGCGGACAGCGCCGAGATGAGCGAAAAGGTCGTGGCTTCCCTGGACGAAAAACAGGTCACCCGCCGCGACGACTGGCTGACATCCCTTTTCGAAGTCCGCCACCTCTGGCCGGACAGCTATCTCCGCCATCTGACGAAAGTCGTCGGCACCGTCGGGCGGCACGGAAACGCGGTCATCCTAGGCCGGGGCGCCAATTTCATGCTCCCGCCGGAGGAGACCTTCCGGATCCGCCTGATCGGTCCCCTGGAGGCCCGCATCGCCCGGGTCATGAAAGACAAAAAGGTCTCCGGGAGCGAGGCGGAGGAATACGTCGTTCGCACCGAGTCGGACCGGAATGCCTTCGTGCGGAAATATTTCCATGCCGACATCGGCGACCCCGCCCACTATGACATGATCCTCGACACGAGCCGCCTCGGCATCGATGGCGTTGTGGAGAGCGTCAAATCCGCTTATGCGGCGTGGCGGAAGCTCGCCGGCTGAAGTTCCGGCCGTTCAACCCGGGTGTGACACGCGCCCCGGATTCCGGGAAGGAATCCGGGGCATTTTCGTCTCTCCGGGAAAGCGTGCCGTCCCAAACCGGTTGACGGCCCGGGGGAAAAACGTCAGAATGGCGGCAACCATTCGGCGGGAAAGCCCCGGAAAGGCGGCAGGAATCCCTCGTGGCGAAGAACACGGCACAGCAGAATCCGGCGGACGAGTTGGCCGGCCTCCGGCGAAGGATTGCGGACCTGGAAAAAGCGGAACAGGTCCGCCACGCCGGCGAGGCCCTCCTGGCCAGCATCATCGGCGGCTCCCCGATTCCGGCCTTTGTCATCGGGCGGGACCACCGGATCCTCTACTGGAACCGGGCCCTGGAGGAGCTCAGCCGGATCCGCGCCGACGAGGTCGTGGGCACAAACCAGCACTGGCGGGCCTTCTACGCCCGGGAACGGCCCTGCCTGGCGGACCTCCTGGTGGACGGTGCCCTGAAGGCCATTCCCACCTGGTACACCGGGAAATACATTCCCTCCAAGCTCATCGACGAGGCCTACGAAGCCACGGACTTCTTTCCCGAACTGGGAGAAGAGGGGCGCTGGCTGCGGTTCACCGCCGCCGTACTCCGCGACGCCGGGGGCAGTCTCGTAGGGGTCGTGGAGACCCTGGAGGACATCACGGAGCGGCGCCAGGCCGAGGAAGCTCTTCGTGCCGCCCACGAGGAACTGGAATCGAGGGTCCGGGATCGGACCGCAGAGCTGGCCAAGGCCAACCTCGCCCTCAAGGAGACCACGGAGCATCTCTCCCTGATCCTCGAGTCCCTGCCGATCGTCTCATACAGCCGCCAGGCGGAGCCACCCTTCGCCCTCACGTACGTGAGCGCCACGGCAAGGGAAATGACGGGTTTCGACCCCGAGCGCTTCCTGGAGGACCCGGGATTCCGGGAAAGCCGCGTTCATCCGGACGACCGGGCACGGCTTCCGCAGGTGCCGAAGGCGCGTCGGCATCAGGGCCGATCGGAGTACCGCTTCCGCATCGCCGACGGAAGCTACCGATGGTTCTCCGACTACTGGCGCCTGCTCCGCCACTCCGGGGGACCGCCTCCCCAGATCGCCGGCGTCTGGCAGGACGTGACGGAAGAGAAGCGGATGCGGCAGGAAGCGGAACTCAGGCTCCAGCAGATGATCCAGACCCACAAGCTCACCGCCCTGGGCGAGGTGGTGGCCGGGGTGGCCCATGAGATCAACAACCCGGTCAGTTTCATCTCCTACAACATTCCCCTCCTGGAGGAGATCTGGAGCGCCGTCGAGCCCAGTATCCACCGCCTCGGAGAGATCGACCCGCGCTGGAAGAACCGGGACGTCAAGCCCGAAGAGATCATCCGGCACATGCGGGAGATCATCGAGGCCTTCCGCGTCGCCTCCAACCGGATCAGCCGGGTCATCACGAACCTGAAGGAGTTTTCCCGCTCCGACGAGCGCTCCACCCGGATGAAGCCCCTGCAGGTTTCAGAGGCCGTCCAGGGAGCCCTCCTGATCGTCGGCGGCCAGATCCGCCGGACCGTCTCCACGATCGAGCAGCGCATCGAGCCCGACCTGCCCCCGATCCTGGGAAACATCCAGAAGCTGGAGCAGGTCCTGACGAACCTGCTCATCAACGCCCACCAGGCCATGCCGGGCGGCGGCCGGAAGGGCCGCATCACCGTCTCGGCCCGTTCCGTTCCCCGTCTGGACGCGGTCCTCCTCGAGGTGGAAGACAACGGCCGGGGCATCCCCCGGGAAAACCTGGGGCACCTCTTCGATCCCTTCTTCACCACCCGGCGGGATTCGGGCGGAACCGGGCTGGGCCTGTCCATTTCCTACGGCCTCGTACGGGAGCACAACGGCCTCATCGGCGTTCTCTCCCGGCCCGGTGCGGGGAGCCGTTTTTCCGTCTTTCTGCCCGTCGAGGGCAAGACCCTGCCGAAGGTCCTGCCGTCCATCCTGTGCCTGGGAACGGACCTTGAATTTCTCGGCACCCTGAAGGCCGCCCTGGTGGAGGTGGAAACCTGGGAGGCCGGTTCCGGGATCGGCGCACCCACCGTCCTGAAATACCTGGATGAGCACCCGGAAGTGGACACGGTGGTCACGGAACGGAACCTCCCGGATCTGGACGGGCGCGATCTGGTCAAGGCCGTCCGGAACCGGTTTCCCCTGGTGGAGGTGCTGCTCTGCGCCTCCGAGGAGGAGGTCCGGCAGCTGTCCGCCGAGGGAGCCACCGGAGAGATTCTTGCCAAGCCCTCCGCGGCGAGGCGGCTGCAGAAAATCCTGGAAGAAAAGGGGAGGTTGAGACTGTGAGAATCCTGGCCGTGGACGACGAGGAGATCTCTCTCTCCTCGATCAAAAGGCTTTTGAACTGGCGCGGTTACAAAGATGTCGAGACCTGCCGCAGCGGCGCCGAAGCCATCCGCCGGCTCCGGATGGAGGACTTCGACATCGTCCTGTTGGACCTCCTGATGCCGGAGGTGGACGGGCTGACGGTTCTGGAAACGGTAAAGCCCTACCTGCCGCAAACGGAGTTCATCATCCTGACCGCCGTGGACGACCTGTCGACAACGGTCAGGGCCATCCGGACGGGGGCCTACGACTACCTGGTGAAGCCCGTGGACAACGAGCTTCTGATCCTCACGATCCAGCGCGCCTTCGAGCGAAGGGGGCTGCTGAACAGCCTGGCCCCCGTAGCGGCGGGCCGCGTCTCCGACACGCCGGAGGCCTTCACGGCGATCGTCACGAAGTGCCCGCGCATGAGGTCGCTCCTTGCCTACGCCCAGGTCATGGCCCGGAGCGGCAACCCGGTCCTGATCACCGGGGAATCGGGAACCGGGAAGGAATTGGTGGCCCAGGGCATCCACCGGGCGGGTCCGTCGCCCGAGGGCCCATTCGTCGCCGTCAACGTCAGCGCCATCCCCACGACCATGTTCGAGACCCAGTTCTTCGGCCATGCCCGCGGGGCCTTCACCGGGGCCGAGTCGAGCTACCGCGGCTTCTTCGAGCAGGCCGACGGGGGAACCCTCTTTCTCGACGAGATCGGCGAGCTGCCCCCGGGTCTCCAGGCAAAACTCCTGCGCGTCCTCGAAGACAAGACCTTCACCCCCCTGGGAAGCAGCCGGGCCGTCCAGGTGGACGTCCGGGTCATTTCGGCGACCAACATGGACCTGGACCGGGCCTGCCAGGAAGGTCGCTTCCGCCTCGATCTTTTCTATCGACTCAAGTCGGCCCACATCCACCTTCCGCCCCTCCGGGAACGGGAAGGGGACATCGCCCTCCTGGCGAACCATTTCCTGAAAGAGGCCGGTCGACGATACGCCAAGGAAATCTCGGGGTTCAGCCCTGAGGCCATGGAAATTCTCATGCAGGGGCAATATCCGGGAAACGTCCGGGAGCTGGCCCAGGCGGTGGAGAACGCCGTGCTGCTGGCCGATACGCCCTGGATCCTGCCCCGGCATCTGGGAGCGGCGGCACTCCGGCCGGCACCCTTCGCCCGGCGCCTGTGCACCCTCAAGGAAAACGACGAGGCCCACGTGGCCTACGTCCTCATGAATACCGGCGGAGACCGGAAACAGACCGCCCGGATCCTCGGGATCACCGTCCGCCAGCTCCAGAGAAAGCTCGCCCAGATGCGACGGGACACGGGGTGGCAGGCCTACCTGGACGACAGCTCCGCCCCCTGATTTCGGCGACCTTTCCGTCACCAAAGGGGCGACCTTTTCGTCGCCCCTTTTTGTTTCTTTTATTTCAACTTGTTAGCTTCCTTTGGTGCCTGTTCGACAACTGTCTGATCTCCGGGAGCAGCAGCGGAGACCGGAATGCCCTTTTCGTCCGGCCCAGCAGCCAAAACATATTCCACAGTAAATTCAGTTTGCTATGCACCCGCGGTCGATGGGCTGTCCCTGGCATGTCCGTTGCACTGTAAAGGGCAAAGGACAAAATCTGAGAGAGGAGGTGGCGGACATGTACATGGGGATGAAGCTGATCGACCTGGTGGAGACGCACGCGGAACCGATTGCCCGGCAGTGGGCCAAAAACGTGCGGAAGAACCCGTTCACCCCTTACTATCATAACGTACCGGAAAAGAGGCTGGTTCCGCAGGCGGAGGTTTTCTACACGAATTTCCGCAACCTGTTCATGGAGCCGAAGCCGGTGGAGGCATCCAAGGGGTACTTCACCCGCTATGCCGAGGAGAGCTACCGGCAGGGCGTACCCCTTCACGAGGCCCTCTACGCGCTGATCCTGATGAGGCGGCAGATCTGGCTCTACGCCGAGTTCCAGGTGCTTTTCCTCACCGCCGTGGAACAGAATCTGGCCGTGGAAAGCATCACGCGGACCATTCTGATGTTCGATTACGCCGTCTACTTCATTTCCAAGCGATACCGGGAGCTGATGAAGCTCGAGTGGTTCGAGGCCCCCAACACGTAATCCCCCCGCCTCGGGGCCGGCCGACCGCCGGTACCCGGGGCACCCCCCTCGTCCTCGCGATGCCGAGGGATACAAGGAGGGCAGGCCATGACCGGATCGCTGAAGCTGATCGCACTGATCGAGAAGCACGCCGATCCCATCGCCCGCGCCTGGGCGAAGGACGTGCGCAGGAATCCCCGGACCGCATCCTATCACAACATGCCGGAGGAAAAGCTCGTTCCCCTGGCCGTCCGCTTCTACGACAATTTCCGGAAGATGTTCTATGCCGACAAGCCGGCGGAAACCTCCCGGGAATTCTTCTTCCAATATGCGGAAGAACAGTACACTACGAAGATCCCCCTTCACGAGGCCATCTACGCCCTGATCCTGATGCGCCGCCACATCTGGCTTTACGCCGAGTTCCAGGTCATCTTCATCACCGCCGTGGAGCAGAAGCAGGCCGTCGACAGCCTGGTCCGGACCATCCTGATGTTCGACTACGCCATCACCTTCCTGAGCCAGAGTTACCAGGGGCTGATCCGCGGCGAACTCAACGACCGGCTGGCGCTCCTCAACATGATCCGCCTGGAGAGCCCTCTCGGAACACGTCTTTCCCCGTACCGGACGGCCATCATGACGATCCTCCTGATCGGCTCGTTCCTCCTGACGTATTACTACCACGCGGTGATGGGATCCAACGTGATCTTCACCCACCTGTTCTACATCCCCGTCGTCCTGAGCGGGATCTGGTGGAAGCGCACGGGGATCGTCGTGGCGGCGATCCTGGGGATCTTCCTGATCCTGAGCCACCTCGTCTTTCTCGGGGGAACGCCCCTCTCCGACGACGTGGTCCGGGCGGCCATGTTCCTGGTGATCGGAACGGTGGTGGCCTTCCTGAGCGAAGGAATCACCTCGGCGGAAGAAATCTATCGGCTCAATGCCATGTAGCATCGGTGTCCGCGATGGCGGAACCGGACGACCAATCCCGAAGCGCGGAGGGAACAAATCGATGAAACGGGAAGCAAACGAAGGGGTCATTCTGTCCATCCGGGGAAGCGTCGTGGACGCCCGCTTTTCGGCGGGCCATCTTCCGTCCATTGGCAACGTCCTCACGACCGGGGATGACGGCCGGACCCGGATCGAGGTCATGGTCCAGCTTAACGCGGAAATCGTGCGGGGTATCTCCCTGATGCCGACCCAGGGTCTGGCCCGGGGTTCCACCATCACCGACATGGGCAGCCCCTTCATGATCCCCGTCGGCAAGGAACTTCTGGGGCGCGTTTTCAATGTTTTCGGCGAACCCATCGACAACCTCGAATTCCAGGGTGGCGGCGAGGTCCGCTCCATTCACGGAGTTCCCGTTCCGATCACCCAGCAGTCCACCGTTTCGGAGATTTTCGAAACGGGGATCAAGGCCGTCGACGTCCTCTGTCCTCTGGAGCGGGGCGGCAAGGCGGGGCTGTTCGGCGGCGCCGGCGTGGGCAAAACCGTCCTCCTGACGGAGATGATCCACAACATGGTGGGCCATCACCACGGCATCAGCATCTTTTGCGGTATCGGCGAGCGCTGCCGCGAGGGCGAGGAACTCTACCGGGAGATGAAGGAGGCCGGCGTCCTCCCCAACACCGTCATGGTTTTCGGCCAGATGAACGAGCCGCCGGGGGCCCGCTACCGGGTGGGCCATACGGGACTCACCATGGCCGAATACTTTCGGGACGAGGAGCGACAGGACGTCTTCCTCCTCATCGACAACATCTTCCGCTTCATCCAGGCGGGCCAGGAGGTCTCGGGCCTCATGGGGCTTCTCCCCTCCCGCCTCGGATACCAGCCCACCCTGGCATCGGACCTGGCGGCGCTGGAAGAGAGAATCTGCAACACCACCACCGGGGCCATCACCTCGATCCAGGCCGTCTACGTCCCCGCCGACGACTTCACCGACCCGTCGGCCACCCACACGTTCAGCCACCTGACGGCCTCCATCGTGCTGTCCCGGAAGCGGGCCAGCGAGGGGTTCTACCCGGCCATCGATCTCCTCCAGTCCGGATCGAAAATGCTCATGCCCAACATCGCCGGCGAGCGGCACTACCGGATCGCCCAGGAAATCAGAAAAAACCTCACCATTTACGAGGAGTTGAAGGACATCATCGCCATGCTGGGGATCAACGAACTGTCCCGGGAAGACCAGCGCACCGTCTACCGGGCCCGCCGGCTGGAGCGGTTCTTCACCCAGCCTTTCCATGTGACGGAGCAGTTCATCGGCAAGGCGGGCAAGACCGTCTCCCTCCAGGACGCCCTGGACGGCTGCGAGCGAATCCTCAACGACGAGTTCGCCGACACCCCGGAAAATGTCCTCTATATGATCGGCGCCATCGACGAGGCCCTGAAACAGAAGGAAGAAGCGTCATGAAACTGAAGGTCCTGCTCCCGTCGGAAGTCTTTCTCACCGCGGAGGTGACCAAAGTGGTGGCCGAGGCCGAAAACGGATTCTTCTGCCTGATGCCCCAGCACGTCGACTTCACGGCCGCTCTCGTCCCCAGCGTGTTTTCCTATACCGCCGCCGACGGCGGGGAGCACTACCTGGCCGTCGACGTTGGCACCCTGGTCAAAAAGGGGGGCGAGATCCTGGTCTCGACCCGAAGCGCCTTCCAGAGCCCGGAGTTGGGTCACCTGAAGGATGTGGTCATCCGCCAGTTCGAGGAGATCGACGAGCGGGAGAAGAAGGCCCGCGCCGCCGCCGCCCGGCTGGAGATAGACCTGCTGCGCAGGTTCATGGAGCTGAGACATGAGTGAAGACAAGCTGACCCCGAGAGAAAGGCGCCGCAAGCAGGAGGAGGACTTCACCAGGCAGGTGGGGACCAAGGAGAAGCGGCGCATCAAGGGCAAGACCCACAAGGACGAAACGGTCTGGTTCGGCCTCGGGATGATCGGCGTCGTCGGCTGGTCCGTGGCCATTCCCACCCTCATCGGGGTGGCCATCGGGCTCTGGATCGACAAGTCCTGGCCGAGCCGGTTTTCCTGGACCCTGATGCTCCTGATCCTGGGAGTGTCCCTGGGAAGCCTCAACGCCTGGTACTGGGTGAAGAAGGCCCGGGAGAACATCATCAAGGACTGACCGGCGTACATTACCGATAACGCACGGTTTCCAGGCAGACGACGAAACGCGGGAGGTGCAGTCCATGAATTCGCTGTCGACGCTGATCGTTCCGTTCCTGGCGGGGTGCCTGCTCGGATTCTTCTACTTCACCGGCCTCTGGCAGACGGTGAAGCGCCTCCCCGGTGCCCGGCATCCCTGGCGGCTCCTCGTCGTCAGCTACGCCGCCAGGCTGGCGTCCACGCTGGGCGGATTCTACCTGCTCATGGACGGTTCCTGGGAGCGCCCGGTGGCGGCCGTAATCGGCTTCCTCACGCTCCGTACCGTCATGGTCCGCGGCCTCGGCCCGAAGATCCCCCCTCCGCCGAAAGGAGTCCCGGCATGGAAATCGTAGCCATCAACCAGATCAGTCCCGATCAGGTCATCTTCTTCGCCTGGAAGTTCGTCACCATCAACGCCACCCTCCTGTACACGTGGCTCATCATGGGCGTCCTGGTCGTCGGGTCGGTCCTCATCACCCGGAACCTGTCCACGGAACGGACCATGTCCCGGTGGCAGAACCTGATGGAGGTGATCGTCACGGGAATCCGCGGAGAGATCCGGGAGATGGTGAAGGACGGGGTGGACACGTACTTCCCCTTCATCGGCACCATCTTTCTCTTCATCCTGCTCTCCAACCTGCTCACGTTCATCCCGGGCTACGTCGCCCCGACCTCGTCCCTCACGACGACCTCGGCCCTGGCGAT
This genomic interval carries:
- a CDS encoding PAS domain S-box protein yields the protein MAKNTAQQNPADELAGLRRRIADLEKAEQVRHAGEALLASIIGGSPIPAFVIGRDHRILYWNRALEELSRIRADEVVGTNQHWRAFYARERPCLADLLVDGALKAIPTWYTGKYIPSKLIDEAYEATDFFPELGEEGRWLRFTAAVLRDAGGSLVGVVETLEDITERRQAEEALRAAHEELESRVRDRTAELAKANLALKETTEHLSLILESLPIVSYSRQAEPPFALTYVSATAREMTGFDPERFLEDPGFRESRVHPDDRARLPQVPKARRHQGRSEYRFRIADGSYRWFSDYWRLLRHSGGPPPQIAGVWQDVTEEKRMRQEAELRLQQMIQTHKLTALGEVVAGVAHEINNPVSFISYNIPLLEEIWSAVEPSIHRLGEIDPRWKNRDVKPEEIIRHMREIIEAFRVASNRISRVITNLKEFSRSDERSTRMKPLQVSEAVQGALLIVGGQIRRTVSTIEQRIEPDLPPILGNIQKLEQVLTNLLINAHQAMPGGGRKGRITVSARSVPRLDAVLLEVEDNGRGIPRENLGHLFDPFFTTRRDSGGTGLGLSISYGLVREHNGLIGVLSRPGAGSRFSVFLPVEGKTLPKVLPSILCLGTDLEFLGTLKAALVEVETWEAGSGIGAPTVLKYLDEHPEVDTVVTERNLPDLDGRDLVKAVRNRFPLVEVLLCASEEEVRQLSAEGATGEILAKPSAARRLQKILEEKGRLRL
- a CDS encoding sigma-54-dependent Fis family transcriptional regulator; this translates as MRILAVDDEEISLSSIKRLLNWRGYKDVETCRSGAEAIRRLRMEDFDIVLLDLLMPEVDGLTVLETVKPYLPQTEFIILTAVDDLSTTVRAIRTGAYDYLVKPVDNELLILTIQRAFERRGLLNSLAPVAAGRVSDTPEAFTAIVTKCPRMRSLLAYAQVMARSGNPVLITGESGTGKELVAQGIHRAGPSPEGPFVAVNVSAIPTTMFETQFFGHARGAFTGAESSYRGFFEQADGGTLFLDEIGELPPGLQAKLLRVLEDKTFTPLGSSRAVQVDVRVISATNMDLDRACQEGRFRLDLFYRLKSAHIHLPPLREREGDIALLANHFLKEAGRRYAKEISGFSPEAMEILMQGQYPGNVRELAQAVENAVLLADTPWILPRHLGAAALRPAPFARRLCTLKENDEAHVAYVLMNTGGDRKQTARILGITVRQLQRKLAQMRRDTGWQAYLDDSSAP
- a CDS encoding F0F1 ATP synthase subunit beta; translated protein: MKREANEGVILSIRGSVVDARFSAGHLPSIGNVLTTGDDGRTRIEVMVQLNAEIVRGISLMPTQGLARGSTITDMGSPFMIPVGKELLGRVFNVFGEPIDNLEFQGGGEVRSIHGVPVPITQQSTVSEIFETGIKAVDVLCPLERGGKAGLFGGAGVGKTVLLTEMIHNMVGHHHGISIFCGIGERCREGEELYREMKEAGVLPNTVMVFGQMNEPPGARYRVGHTGLTMAEYFRDEERQDVFLLIDNIFRFIQAGQEVSGLMGLLPSRLGYQPTLASDLAALEERICNTTTGAITSIQAVYVPADDFTDPSATHTFSHLTASIVLSRKRASEGFYPAIDLLQSGSKMLMPNIAGERHYRIAQEIRKNLTIYEELKDIIAMLGINELSREDQRTVYRARRLERFFTQPFHVTEQFIGKAGKTVSLQDALDGCERILNDEFADTPENVLYMIGAIDEALKQKEEAS
- a CDS encoding F0F1 ATP synthase subunit epsilon, whose translation is MKLKVLLPSEVFLTAEVTKVVAEAENGFFCLMPQHVDFTAALVPSVFSYTAADGGEHYLAVDVGTLVKKGGEILVSTRSAFQSPELGHLKDVVIRQFEEIDEREKKARAAAARLEIDLLRRFMELRHE
- a CDS encoding ATP synthase subunit I; its protein translation is MNSLSTLIVPFLAGCLLGFFYFTGLWQTVKRLPGARHPWRLLVVSYAARLASTLGGFYLLMDGSWERPVAAVIGFLTLRTVMVRGLGPKIPPPPKGVPAWKS
- a CDS encoding F0F1 ATP synthase subunit A, with amino-acid sequence MEIVAINQISPDQVIFFAWKFVTINATLLYTWLIMGVLVVGSVLITRNLSTERTMSRWQNLMEVIVTGIRGEIREMVKDGVDTYFPFIGTIFLFILLSNLLTFIPGYVAPTSSLTTTSALAILVFFAVPIYGISKQGIIEYLKEYIRPNPIFFPFHVMGELSRTLALAVRLFGNLMSHEKVIAILLAVTPLFFPIVMQALGLLIGLIQAYIFAVLAMVYIASATQTHEEGEHPPKTPS